DNA sequence from the Bacteroidota bacterium genome:
GGGAGACTTTGAAGCGGTTGCGCTAGCAATCGTGGAGTCAACCTTGAAATACCACCCTTTGATTATTCGAAGTCTAATTCCTTACAAAGGATGACATTGCATGGTGGGTAGTTTGACTGGGGTGGTCGCCTCCAAAAGAGTAACGGAGGCTTTCAAAGGTACCCTCAGCACGCTTGGTAACCGTACGTAGAGTGTATTAGCATAAGGGTGCTTGACTGCAAGACCTACAAGTCGAGCAGGGACGAAAGTCGGACAAAGTGATCCGGTGGTTCCGTATGGAAGGGCCATCGCTCATAGGATAAAAGGTACGCTGGGGATAACAGGCTGATCTCCCCCAAGAGCTCACATCGACGGGGAGGTTTGGCACCTCGATGTCGGCTCGTCACATCCTGGGGCTGGAGAAGGTCCCAAGGGTTGAGCTGTTCGCTCATTAAAGTGGCACGCGAGCTGGGTTCAGAACGTCGTGAGACAGTTCGGTCCCTATCTGTTGTGGGCGTTGAAGGTTTGAGAGGGCCTGACTCTAGTACGAGAGGACCGAGTCGGACGAACCTCTAGTGTACCTGTTGTATCGCCAGATGCACCGCAGGGTAGCTATGTTCGGTTAAGATAAGCGCTGAAAGCATCTAAGCACGAAACTTGCTTCAAGATAAGATCTTCTTATAGAGCCGTCAAAGATTATGACGTTGATAGGTTATAGGTGTAAAGTCAGTAATGGCAAAGCCGAGTAATACTAATAGCTCAAAGACTTTTATTATATATGTTGATTTTAATTTTTTGTTTTCTTTCATTTATATGTCGTTAATAAAGATATCTATGGTGACTATTGCAAGGGTGTTCACCTCTTCCCATTCCGAACAGAGAAGTTAAGCCCCTTCGCGCAGATGGTACTGCATTCAATTGTGGGAGAGTATGTCGTTGCCATAACATAAAAGGCTGCCTTAGTGCAGCCTTTTTTTATTTAATTTTTGCAAAAAAAACATACTATTTTTATACTACAAAAGATTCATCTTTTTTCTATAATTACAGCAATTTTAAATCAATTTTGAAATCAAGGTCTATAGTTTATTTAATACTAAATTTGCTTTGCTTGTTTCATTTTTCAAAAGGGCAAAATAGCTCTACCTTTAAAACAATTTTCACAGATTCCCTTTTAATAAGACCAAATTTCTCGTTTAATCTAATTAGCCATTTCAAAGGAATAGATTACATATCAGGCGATAGCCGTTTTTTAGGAAGGCAACACCTTTTATATGCGCATAGTTCAGACTTATTATATTCAGGCATACGAAATTCAATTTCTATATTGGACTTTTTTGAGCCAGACTTGACATCAGGTTTGGATACTATTAAAACTACGCTTAGATATTACCGTGCTACCAAGAAGGAAAACTACTTATTTGTGAATCATTCACAAACAGTTACAAGAGGCTTTGAGATTGGCATTATTTGGACAAGCATAATTTCTCCTGGATTCTTTAGAAATCAAAGAATTGACAGGCGGAAACTCTATACATTTTGCAAGTATGAATCAAAAAACGCTCGTTTTCAGGCAACAACAATTTATTCAACGGATAGAAATTTGGCAGGAGAAAATGGTGGTGTTGCTGATAGTGTGCAATTAGATGGATTGGTAGTTAGAGATTTCAGGACTGTTAAAGTAAATATTGATGATGGCAATAGCGTTACAAAGTCGAAGGATATGGGAGTTAATCTTGCTTATAGATACTTTTCGAATAAGAGAATAGCGGCTAAATTAAACTACAAATTGCTGTATCAAATTGATAAATTTGAGTTTACTGCTACTGATTTGCAGTCCTTTGATAAAATTAACTATGATTCAACGAGAACCGATGATTCAACTTTTTTTGGGACACTTAAAAATCAAGCCTCCTCTACTCTATCATATACACAAGGAAAAAACTGGTTAAATACTGAAGCCGGGCTTTGCTTTTCTGCTATTAATTACTCTGTATATTTTATGAAAGCAAAGAACGGTTAACACCCTTAAATTATGCGTACCAACTTTCGAATCACTTTTACTGGATACTTACGCCAAAGATATTTAAGCATCAAAATTTACAAATAATGCTTACCAACAAATTCTTTAATCTATGGACTAGAATGGATTTTTGGGATAAATATTATTTTATTGATTCCCTATTACAACCTGCTTCTTCAAGTAAAGTTTTTTCAACCAACTTGTTATTAGACAAACAATTAACTTACAGACACCTTCGCCTTGCTCCCTTTGTTAGAGGAACTATTTCTAATAAACAAGATTTATGGCTACTACCTAAAGTTGTTCCGGGATTAAATTTAGGTTTACAACATATGCTTAAAAAACAAAAATTAACTTTAAGCTATAGCATTTCGTATATGTATATACCGACACATTTGGCGTTTGGGTTTCAACCAGGATTGAATATGTTTTATACTAAATCTAATTCAACATTGCCTGATGTGCACTATTTGGATTTCATTGCATCAGGTGCAATCAAAAGTTTTACTTTTTTTATTGAAAGTGATAATATTCTTAATGGACTGGTGGGACAATATTATGCACTGGCCGATATTCCAATGCAAAGGAGAACCATAAGGATGGGAGTAAACTGGACTTTTAAGAATTAATTGGGGTGGTTTTCTTCCTATACCAATCATTGAAATTAATGGCCAGTGTAAACTGGTTTGTTGCTGCGGATAAATGATAAACGCTTCTGGCATAATCCAAATAAAATTTACTCACTTTTATACCTGCGCCAAAACTAAATCCAACTGTTCCACGTTTTGTAGGCTGCGCAAGCTCGTACCTTCTAAGGAAATGATAAGAACCCCTCAGGTGAAAATTCTTAGATAACAAGATTTCTATACCAGGTACAAGATGAAGTACGGCCTTTTTGAAAAAGGTTGCTTTTTTAGGACTATCCTCTGCACTTACCTGATCAATATCATTTTGATTGAATTTAGATTCGTATGTTAAATCAAAGGTTTGTAATTGCACCAAGTTAAGATTAAATCTAATTGGAGCATTTCCTAGCTTTTTTGAAAATCCGAACTGTATTTCGAAAGGTAGTTTTTCTTTTGTTTGGGTAAATGTCTTTACCTGTCTTCCAGCATTCTTTATTAATAAAGATGCGGTTATATTCCTCTTTTGATTCTGATAAGCGATGCCTGCATCAGCAGCAACAGCATATGAAGAATATTCAGCAAGATTTGATGCAATACCTTTAACAGTAATACCATAAGTAAATGAACTATCGAAAAACGGACGTCCAAAACTGATATTGAAATTAAAATCTGTTGCATTAAAAGTACCAGTTTGGTTCGCAAACTCATCACTTAAAGTGAATGTTCCGTAATCAATATATTTAAGAGAAGCGATAAAAGTACCAGTGTTTTTAAACGATCTGGCGTATGCCGCAGTGCCAAATTTTATATCACTAAAATAATCCGCTATGCTAAGATTGAGTTGTTGA
Encoded proteins:
- the porQ gene encoding type IX secretion system protein PorQ, whose product is MVRYFCFTLYVSLTIVFETQSQSGGKTAFQSLNISADARTASMGGNFISVYDNDISSALQNPALINHQHHQQLNLSIADYFSDIKFGTAAYARSFKNTGTFIASLKYIDYGTFTLSDEFANQTGTFNATDFNFNISFGRPFFDSSFTYGITVKGIASNLAEYSSYAVAADAGIAYQNQKRNITASLLIKNAGRQVKTFTQTKEKLPFEIQFGFSKKLGNAPIRFNLNLVQLQTFDLTYESKFNQNDIDQVSAEDSPKKATFFKKAVLHLVPGIEILLSKNFHLRGSYHFLRRYELAQPTKRGTVGFSFGAGIKVSKFYLDYARSVYHLSAATNQFTLAINFNDWYRKKTTPINS